Proteins encoded by one window of Enterococcus faecalis:
- a CDS encoding DUF998 domain-containing protein, with protein MQLLKKYGGYFLVLGVLLDFFTPYYVGFKDQGYNQLTEVISLLGDVNSPVRENFNRLTIIAGMLMLASLPRIYAIFSRKTKKGAWLVVAMIGAYGLFDCIFSGLFSVDTSTAGTVAAALHNGGSAVGYTGFLLLSGVLTIIYSKYGSQKNKNLFGFLFILCMLAAGLYGLARIPQLQQVKPFNYLGLWQRVSSFCNYLPMLALCLQTKTNDKFD; from the coding sequence ATGCAGCTTTTAAAAAAATATGGCGGCTATTTTTTAGTTTTAGGGGTCTTACTTGATTTTTTTACACCTTATTATGTCGGATTCAAAGATCAAGGTTACAATCAATTGACAGAAGTAATTAGCTTATTAGGTGATGTGAATAGTCCAGTTAGGGAAAACTTTAATCGGTTAACTATCATTGCGGGAATGTTGATGTTAGCAAGTTTACCTAGGATATATGCTATTTTTTCCAGAAAAACGAAAAAAGGTGCTTGGTTAGTAGTGGCAATGATTGGCGCTTATGGTTTATTTGATTGTATTTTCAGTGGGCTCTTCAGCGTAGACACTTCAACCGCTGGCACAGTTGCTGCCGCGCTTCATAACGGAGGATCAGCAGTCGGTTATACAGGCTTTTTGTTGTTATCAGGCGTCTTAACCATTATCTACAGTAAATACGGTTCGCAAAAAAATAAAAACCTTTTTGGCTTTTTGTTTATTTTATGTATGCTTGCAGCCGGCTTATATGGCTTAGCAAGGATTCCACAGTTGCAACAGGTAAAACCATTTAATTATTTAGGCTTATGGCAAAGAGTGAGTTCATTTTGTAATTATCTACCAATGCTGGCACTGTGTTTACAAACTAAAACCAATGACAAATTTGATTGA
- a CDS encoding PTS mannose/fructose/sorbose/N-acetylgalactosamine transporter subunit IIC, translated as MNILWWQILLLTLYAGYQILDELQIYSSLSAPVFAGLFAGLVMGDIKAGLIIGGSMQLTVLGVGTFGGASKIDANSGTILATAFSVSLGMNPEQAIAAIAVPVASLMIQLDILARFANTYFAHRIDKMVEDMNYKGIERNFLMGALPWSLSRMIPVFLALAFGGGLVQKVVSVLNGDLKWLGDGLSVAGAVLPAVGFAILLRYLPVKKHFPYLILGFTVTALLGTIFTNMQLLGTSVASVVKDFSGVFNALPMLAVALIGFALAAISYKNGQMIPSGPAAKKEHAANDSDEGEIEDDEI; from the coding sequence ATGAATATCTTATGGTGGCAGATCTTATTATTAACATTATACGCAGGATACCAAATTTTAGATGAATTACAAATTTATTCTTCATTAAGTGCGCCAGTGTTTGCAGGTCTTTTTGCAGGATTAGTGATGGGGGATATTAAAGCAGGACTTATTATTGGTGGAAGTATGCAATTAACTGTATTAGGAGTTGGGACTTTCGGGGGTGCCTCCAAAATTGATGCTAACTCAGGCACGATTCTTGCCACAGCATTTTCTGTGTCTTTAGGAATGAATCCTGAACAAGCAATCGCTGCTATTGCAGTACCAGTTGCTAGTTTAATGATTCAATTAGACATTTTGGCTCGCTTTGCGAATACCTACTTTGCACATCGGATTGATAAAATGGTCGAAGATATGAACTACAAAGGAATTGAACGTAACTTCTTAATGGGTGCTTTACCATGGTCTCTTTCTCGAATGATTCCAGTCTTCTTAGCACTTGCTTTTGGTGGTGGTTTAGTACAAAAAGTTGTATCTGTCCTAAATGGCGATTTGAAATGGTTAGGTGATGGCTTGTCTGTTGCTGGGGCGGTCTTACCAGCGGTCGGTTTTGCAATTTTACTACGTTACTTACCAGTGAAAAAACATTTCCCTTATTTAATTCTTGGTTTCACTGTAACTGCTTTACTAGGAACAATCTTTACAAACATGCAACTTTTAGGAACATCTGTTGCGAGCGTTGTGAAAGACTTCAGTGGTGTATTTAACGCACTACCAATGTTAGCAGTTGCTTTAATTGGTTTCGCTTTAGCCGCAATTAGCTACAAAAATGGCCAAATGATTCCGAGTGGGCCAGCAGCCAAAAAAGAACATGCAGCGAATGATTCAGACGAAGGAGAGATTGAAGATGACGAAATCTAA
- a CDS encoding glycoside hydrolase family 35 protein, with translation MKAFTRKGGNVDRFEIKEEFLLNGQPFKILSGAIHYFRVDPSDWHHSLYNLKALGFNTVETYVPWNLHEPQKGTFHFEGILDLERFLKLAQELGLYAIVRPSPYICAEWEFGGFPAWLLNEPGRMRSNNPTYLKHVAEYYDVLMEKIVPHQLANGGNILMIQIENEYGSFGEEKAYLRAIRDLMIARGVTAPFFTSDGPWRATLRAGSMIEDDILVTGNFGSKAKENFGMMQAFFEEHGKKWPLMCMEFWDGWFNRWKEPIIKRDPQELAESVREALALGSINLYMFHGGTNFGFMNGCSARGTIDLPQITSYDYDAPLDEQGNPTEKYFALQKMLHEEYPALPQAEPLVKDSFAQTAIPLTNKVSLFATLETISQPVVSVYPQTMEQLGQNTGYLLYRTSIEKDAAEEKLRVIDGRDRLQLFVNQVHQATQYQTEIGEDIYVTLPQENNQIDVLIENMGRVNYGHKLFADTQKKGIRTGVMADLHFMTQWQQYCLPMTSCEQVDYSREWQPDQPSFYQYHMELAEVKDTFIDVSKFGKGIVFVNQTNLGRFWNVGPTLSLYIPKGLLKEGQNEIVIFETEGTYRPEIQLVKEPLYKEMKEGLQ, from the coding sequence TTGAAAGCGTTTACTAGAAAGGGTGGCAATGTGGACAGATTTGAAATTAAAGAGGAGTTTCTTTTAAATGGTCAACCATTTAAAATTTTATCAGGCGCTATTCATTATTTTCGTGTAGATCCCTCAGATTGGCATCACTCACTTTATAACTTGAAAGCTTTAGGCTTCAATACAGTTGAGACCTATGTACCATGGAATTTACATGAACCGCAAAAAGGAACATTTCATTTTGAGGGAATATTAGATTTGGAGCGCTTTTTAAAATTAGCACAAGAACTTGGACTATATGCGATTGTGCGGCCGTCTCCTTATATTTGTGCAGAATGGGAGTTTGGCGGTTTTCCAGCCTGGCTATTAAATGAACCAGGACGGATGCGTTCGAATAATCCAACCTATCTGAAGCATGTTGCGGAATATTATGATGTTTTAATGGAAAAAATTGTTCCGCATCAACTTGCTAACGGTGGCAATATTTTAATGATTCAAATCGAAAACGAATATGGTTCATTTGGCGAAGAAAAAGCGTATTTACGGGCGATTCGCGATTTGATGATTGCACGTGGCGTGACAGCACCATTTTTTACTTCTGACGGGCCATGGCGCGCAACATTGCGGGCAGGCAGCATGATTGAAGATGATATTTTAGTAACTGGGAATTTTGGCTCAAAAGCCAAAGAAAATTTCGGTATGATGCAAGCCTTTTTTGAAGAACATGGTAAAAAATGGCCGTTAATGTGTATGGAATTTTGGGATGGCTGGTTTAATCGTTGGAAAGAGCCAATTATTAAACGAGATCCGCAAGAATTGGCTGAATCAGTTAGAGAAGCATTAGCATTAGGCAGTATCAACTTATATATGTTTCATGGCGGCACCAATTTTGGGTTTATGAATGGCTGCTCCGCACGAGGAACCATTGATTTACCACAAATCACTTCCTATGATTATGATGCGCCACTTGATGAACAAGGGAACCCAACCGAAAAGTATTTCGCGTTACAAAAAATGCTTCACGAAGAGTACCCTGCGTTACCACAAGCTGAACCATTAGTAAAAGATTCTTTTGCGCAAACAGCAATTCCTTTAACCAACAAAGTGAGTTTGTTTGCGACCTTAGAAACGATTAGTCAGCCAGTGGTCAGCGTTTATCCGCAAACCATGGAACAATTAGGACAAAATACAGGCTATCTTCTTTACCGAACAAGCATTGAAAAAGATGCTGCAGAAGAAAAGCTAAGAGTGATTGACGGTCGTGATCGTCTGCAATTATTTGTCAATCAGGTACATCAAGCAACGCAATATCAAACGGAAATTGGCGAAGATATTTACGTTACACTTCCGCAAGAGAATAATCAAATCGATGTTTTAATAGAAAATATGGGTCGTGTCAATTACGGGCATAAACTATTCGCAGATACTCAGAAAAAAGGGATTCGAACGGGTGTCATGGCAGATTTACATTTTATGACGCAATGGCAACAATATTGTTTACCTATGACAAGCTGTGAACAGGTAGACTATTCAAGAGAATGGCAACCTGATCAACCAAGCTTTTACCAGTATCATATGGAGTTAGCAGAAGTGAAAGATACATTTATTGATGTTTCTAAATTCGGCAAAGGAATTGTTTTTGTTAACCAAACCAATCTTGGTCGTTTCTGGAATGTTGGTCCGACGCTTTCCTTATATATTCCCAAAGGATTATTAAAAGAAGGGCAAAATGAGATCGTCATTTTTGAAACGGAAGGAACGTACCGACCAGAAATTCAGTTAGTAAAAGAACCACTATATAAAGAAATGAAAGAGGGATTACAATGA
- a CDS encoding PTS sugar transporter subunit IIA has translation MSEHLVLVSHGRFCEELKKSAEMIIGPQETISTVTLLPEEGEADFLEKFEAITESLEDFVVFADLLGGTPCNILSKKIMQGASFDLYTGMNLPMVISYVNASLLAIEGDYVKESAESIVKVNELLLNVAVDDEDE, from the coding sequence ATGAGTGAACATTTAGTTTTAGTAAGTCATGGCCGTTTTTGCGAGGAATTGAAAAAAAGTGCGGAGATGATTATAGGACCGCAAGAAACAATTTCCACTGTTACTTTATTACCAGAAGAAGGTGAAGCTGACTTTTTAGAAAAATTTGAAGCGATTACGGAATCGCTAGAAGATTTTGTTGTCTTTGCTGATCTATTAGGGGGGACACCTTGTAATATTTTATCGAAAAAAATTATGCAAGGTGCTTCGTTTGACTTATATACTGGGATGAATTTACCGATGGTTATCAGCTATGTAAATGCAAGTTTATTAGCGATCGAAGGTGACTATGTTAAGGAATCAGCAGAAAGTATTGTGAAAGTCAACGAATTGCTGCTAAATGTTGCAGTAGATGATGAGGATGAATAA
- a CDS encoding DUF2188 domain-containing protein, with the protein MPWNMNDYPTSMKNLAPLIRKKAIDIGNALLADGYPDDRAIPIAISQAEKWYQEASAADKKAFEQEANPTKQDSHKQDKHAGKLLTAAVNVKYKDDQWLVISDSAEKASNTFTHKQEAIERAQEIARNKQTKLKIYKQDGTLQETKEYTE; encoded by the coding sequence ATGCCTTGGAATATGAATGATTATCCTACATCAATGAAAAATTTAGCACCTTTGATTCGGAAAAAAGCGATAGATATTGGCAATGCGTTGCTTGCGGATGGCTACCCTGATGATCGCGCCATTCCAATTGCGATTAGTCAAGCGGAGAAATGGTATCAAGAGGCAAGTGCAGCAGACAAAAAGGCCTTCGAACAAGAAGCAAATCCTACGAAACAAGATTCGCATAAACAGGATAAACATGCGGGGAAATTATTAACGGCGGCTGTCAACGTTAAATATAAAGACGACCAATGGTTGGTGATTTCAGACAGCGCTGAAAAAGCAAGTAATACATTTACCCACAAACAAGAGGCGATTGAACGAGCTCAAGAAATTGCTCGGAATAAGCAAACAAAGCTGAAAATCTATAAGCAAGATGGTACGTTACAAGAAACCAAAGAGTATACTGAATAA
- a CDS encoding PTS system mannose/fructose/sorbose family transporter subunit IID: protein MTKSNYKLTKEDFKQINRRSLFTFQLGWNYERMQGSGYLYTILPQLRKIYGDDTPELKEVMKTHTQFFNTSNFFNTIITGIDLAIEEKEGIAGKQTVSGLKTGLMGPFAAIGDSIFAALIPTIFGALAANMAINGNPTGIFIWIVAQIAVMVFRWKQLEFAYREGISLVTTMQHRLTALTDAATLLGVFMVGALVATMVNVKLSWAPSIGDVTLNMQNNLDMILPRLLPAGIVGGVYWMLGKKNMTSTKAIFIVLIVCVALSALGVISK from the coding sequence ATGACGAAATCTAATTATAAATTGACGAAAGAAGATTTTAAACAAATTAATCGCAGAAGCTTGTTTACTTTCCAATTAGGTTGGAACTACGAAAGAATGCAAGGATCAGGTTACTTGTATACGATTTTGCCACAATTGCGTAAAATTTATGGGGATGATACGCCTGAATTAAAAGAAGTGATGAAAACACACACGCAATTTTTCAATACTTCAAACTTCTTTAATACGATTATTACAGGGATCGATTTGGCCATTGAAGAAAAAGAAGGCATTGCTGGAAAACAAACAGTTTCAGGTTTGAAAACTGGTTTAATGGGACCGTTTGCAGCAATTGGGGATTCAATTTTCGCAGCTTTAATTCCAACTATTTTTGGGGCGCTAGCTGCCAACATGGCGATTAATGGCAACCCAACTGGTATCTTTATCTGGATTGTTGCTCAAATTGCCGTGATGGTCTTCCGTTGGAAACAATTGGAATTTGCGTATCGCGAAGGAATTTCTTTGGTAACAACTATGCAACACCGCTTAACTGCCTTAACAGACGCTGCAACTTTACTAGGGGTCTTCATGGTTGGCGCTTTAGTGGCAACGATGGTTAATGTGAAACTATCATGGGCACCAAGTATTGGGGATGTAACACTTAACATGCAAAATAACTTGGATATGATTTTACCACGTCTACTTCCTGCAGGAATTGTCGGTGGCGTTTATTGGATGCTAGGTAAAAAGAATATGACGTCTACTAAAGCCATTTTTATCGTATTAATTGTCTGTGTCGCATTGTCTGCGTTAGGTGTTATTTCAAAATAA
- a CDS encoding PTS system mannose/fructose/N-acetylgalactosamine-transporter subunit IIB — protein sequence MSIIGVRIDGRLIHGQVANLWATKLNISRIMVVDDEVAGNAIEKSGLKLATPAGVKLSVLPVEKAAQNILAGKYDSQRLLIVVRKPDRLLKLVELGVPIKEINVGNMSQTNETRSITKSINVVDQDIDVFKELNAKGVHLIAQMVPSDKAEDFMSLITK from the coding sequence ATGAGTATTATTGGCGTAAGAATTGATGGACGTTTGATTCATGGACAAGTGGCAAATTTATGGGCGACAAAATTGAATATTTCCAGAATTATGGTCGTTGATGATGAGGTTGCAGGGAATGCCATTGAAAAAAGTGGCTTAAAATTAGCAACACCAGCTGGCGTGAAACTAAGCGTGTTACCAGTTGAAAAAGCTGCTCAAAATATTTTAGCAGGAAAATACGACTCACAACGTTTACTAATTGTGGTACGGAAACCAGATCGTTTATTAAAACTAGTAGAACTTGGGGTGCCGATTAAAGAAATCAATGTTGGGAACATGTCTCAAACAAACGAAACACGGTCGATTACTAAGTCAATCAATGTGGTCGATCAAGATATTGATGTTTTTAAAGAGTTAAATGCTAAAGGTGTCCATCTGATTGCTCAAATGGTGCCAAGTGACAAAGCGGAAGACTTTATGAGTTTGATAACAAAATAG
- a CDS encoding endo-alpha-N-acetylgalactosaminidase family protein gives MKHGKIKRFSTLTLLASATILVPLSTSAEETTNSSTETSSSMVEPTATEEKLWQSDFPGGKIGEWQDVIGKTNRELAGESLAISRDAAAGNNAVSLNLDSPKLADGEVETKFKYTAGSGRTGVIIRGNTKDSWVFVGYNANGKWLVESPNSWNDSISGPTLNEDTNYLLKVRYVGEKITIWLNTTLIYEGEPVLANGDKIPTEAGHVGVRLWYDKKIVNYDYFKNGPVDSIPEIVPEVTQIAPVKVFTKIGVAPKLPKQVKVTYNTGKEANEAVSWNEIDPDAYKEPGTFEVDGTLENTNIKAKASIVVAKDNEAEKGDKISSADLTAVVDPQFPRIIRYEDPQSNQVIFNGQHEKIDQVMIDGKAYKATAEKQKSEANQAVYNVAVPEIGLHFTTTLTVSEGQELAMKLSDIREEGTKIHTISIPNQGLISVNSTDEGATFAGVVMNTGTNANNGNKNGDTIQDLTTTSQEETKKYMYGFLNTANYAASFWTNAYGDGSVDGSDNNRIHKQTKETATGFVTTLSSGAWTYRPFDAPEDYTTGETPEVKVKFSKDSNDDNRVDWQDAAIGFRSIMNNPMGAEKVPELVNQRIPFNFASQATNPFLVTLDESKRIYNLTDGLGQMNLLKGYQNEGHDSAHPDYGAIGQRPGGEQALNQLIDEGHKLNAVFGVHINDTESYPEAKGFNEELVDPTKRGWDWLDPSYFIKQRPDALSGRRYERFKELKQKAPNLDYIYVDVWGNQGESGWASRQLSKEINSLGWFTTNEFPNALEYDSVWNHWSAEKDYGGTTTKGFNSTIVRFIRNHQKDTWIISDNPLLGGAEFEAYEGWVGKTNFNTYRQKTFAINVPTKFLQHYQITNWETTTAADGQIYGTIKLANGAEKVTVTQADANSPRSITLNETEVLKGDAYLLPWNVNGQDKLYHWNPKGGTSTWSLDKKMQGKTNLHLYELTDQGRIDKGAIATTNNQVTIQAEANTPYVIAEPDSIEPMTFGTGTPFKDPGFNEANTLKNNWKVFRGDGEVKKDANGDYVFSSEKERTEIKQDINLPKPGKYSLYLNTETHDRKATVTVKIGGKKYTRTVNNSVAQNYIQADINHTSRKNPQYMQNIRIDFEIPDNAKKGSVTLAVDKGNSVTKFDDLRIVERQTDIMNPDKQTVIKQDFEDTQAVGLYPFVKGSAGGVEDPRIHLSERNEPYTQYGWNGNLVSDVLEGNWSLKAHKQGAGLMLQTIPQNIKFEPNKKYTVQFDYQTDGENVFTAGTINGELKNNNDFKPVGELTSTAADGQTKHYEAEIIGDASGNTTFGIFTTGADKDFIMDNFMVTVESKK, from the coding sequence ATGAAACATGGAAAAATAAAACGATTTAGTACATTGACACTATTGGCAAGCGCAACGATTTTAGTACCATTAAGTACGTCTGCAGAAGAAACAACAAACAGCAGCACTGAAACAAGCTCATCAATGGTGGAACCTACCGCAACAGAAGAAAAATTGTGGCAATCTGATTTTCCAGGAGGGAAAATTGGTGAGTGGCAAGATGTGATTGGTAAAACAAATCGAGAATTAGCAGGAGAGTCATTGGCGATTTCACGAGATGCAGCAGCAGGTAATAATGCCGTATCTTTAAATTTAGATTCCCCTAAATTAGCTGATGGTGAAGTAGAAACAAAGTTTAAATACACTGCTGGAAGCGGTCGAACGGGTGTGATTATTCGTGGTAATACCAAAGATAGCTGGGTTTTTGTAGGCTATAACGCGAATGGCAAATGGTTAGTTGAAAGCCCTAATTCGTGGAATGATTCAATTTCTGGGCCAACGTTAAATGAAGATACGAATTATTTGTTGAAAGTACGTTATGTTGGTGAAAAAATTACTATCTGGCTTAACACCACGTTGATTTACGAAGGAGAACCTGTTTTGGCCAACGGAGACAAAATTCCAACAGAAGCCGGACATGTGGGTGTCCGTTTGTGGTACGACAAAAAAATTGTCAATTATGACTATTTTAAAAATGGCCCCGTAGATAGCATTCCGGAAATTGTGCCAGAAGTGACCCAAATTGCGCCAGTCAAAGTTTTTACAAAAATTGGTGTTGCACCAAAATTACCGAAACAAGTAAAAGTGACCTATAATACTGGTAAAGAAGCCAATGAAGCAGTAAGTTGGAATGAAATCGATCCTGATGCATACAAAGAACCAGGAACTTTTGAAGTCGACGGTACTTTGGAAAATACAAACATCAAAGCAAAAGCCAGCATTGTTGTTGCTAAAGACAATGAAGCTGAAAAAGGCGACAAAATCTCTTCCGCAGATTTAACAGCCGTGGTTGATCCACAATTTCCACGAATTATTCGCTACGAAGACCCTCAGAGTAATCAAGTGATTTTTAATGGCCAACACGAGAAAATTGACCAAGTAATGATTGATGGCAAAGCATATAAAGCAACTGCTGAAAAACAAAAGAGTGAAGCAAATCAAGCCGTTTATAACGTAGCTGTCCCAGAAATTGGTTTGCATTTCACAACAACATTGACTGTTTCCGAAGGCCAAGAATTAGCTATGAAACTCTCAGATATTCGTGAAGAAGGAACCAAAATACACACAATTTCAATTCCAAATCAAGGCTTGATTTCTGTCAATAGTACAGATGAAGGGGCGACTTTTGCTGGCGTTGTGATGAATACTGGGACAAATGCAAATAACGGAAATAAAAATGGTGATACTATCCAAGATTTAACTACAACAAGCCAAGAAGAAACGAAAAAATATATGTATGGTTTCTTAAATACGGCGAATTATGCTGCAAGTTTTTGGACGAACGCCTATGGAGACGGCTCTGTCGATGGTAGTGACAACAATCGAATCCATAAACAAACAAAAGAAACGGCGACTGGTTTTGTAACAACCTTGTCAAGTGGGGCATGGACCTATCGACCATTTGATGCACCGGAAGATTACACAACTGGAGAAACGCCAGAAGTGAAAGTTAAATTCTCAAAAGATAGCAACGACGACAATCGGGTGGATTGGCAAGATGCGGCAATTGGGTTCCGTTCAATTATGAATAACCCAATGGGCGCGGAAAAAGTCCCTGAATTAGTCAACCAACGGATTCCTTTTAACTTTGCTAGTCAGGCGACAAACCCATTCTTAGTGACGTTAGACGAATCAAAACGTATTTACAATTTAACAGATGGATTAGGACAAATGAATTTACTAAAAGGGTATCAAAATGAAGGACATGATTCTGCGCATCCAGATTACGGTGCTATTGGTCAGCGACCTGGTGGGGAACAAGCGTTGAATCAATTAATTGATGAAGGACATAAATTAAATGCCGTTTTCGGTGTGCATATTAATGACACCGAGTCTTACCCAGAAGCAAAAGGATTTAATGAGGAATTAGTTGATCCAACGAAGCGTGGCTGGGATTGGTTAGATCCGTCTTATTTTATTAAACAAAGACCCGATGCATTGAGTGGTCGTCGCTATGAGCGCTTTAAAGAATTAAAACAAAAAGCACCGAATCTAGATTATATTTATGTTGATGTTTGGGGCAATCAAGGCGAATCAGGTTGGGCAAGTCGTCAACTAAGTAAAGAAATTAATTCACTCGGTTGGTTTACAACCAATGAATTTCCGAATGCTTTAGAGTATGACTCGGTTTGGAACCATTGGTCTGCAGAAAAAGATTACGGCGGTACAACAACGAAAGGCTTTAACAGTACAATCGTTCGTTTTATTCGGAATCATCAAAAAGACACTTGGATTATTTCCGACAACCCTTTGTTAGGTGGAGCTGAATTTGAAGCCTATGAAGGTTGGGTGGGTAAAACCAATTTTAATACCTATCGCCAAAAAACTTTTGCCATTAATGTCCCAACTAAGTTCTTACAGCATTACCAAATTACAAACTGGGAAACTACAACAGCAGCAGATGGTCAAATCTATGGTACGATTAAATTAGCGAACGGTGCTGAAAAAGTGACCGTTACTCAAGCAGATGCTAATTCGCCAAGAAGCATTACGTTAAATGAGACAGAAGTTCTAAAAGGTGATGCGTATCTACTGCCTTGGAATGTCAATGGTCAAGACAAACTATATCACTGGAATCCAAAAGGCGGTACCAGCACTTGGTCATTGGATAAGAAAATGCAAGGAAAAACGAATTTACATTTATATGAATTAACAGATCAAGGGCGTATTGACAAAGGCGCAATTGCCACTACAAATAACCAAGTGACCATCCAAGCCGAGGCTAATACACCGTATGTCATTGCTGAACCTGACAGTATTGAACCGATGACATTTGGAACAGGAACACCATTTAAAGATCCTGGATTTAATGAAGCCAATACCTTGAAAAATAACTGGAAAGTTTTCCGAGGTGATGGAGAGGTTAAAAAAGATGCTAACGGTGATTATGTCTTTAGTTCAGAAAAAGAAAGAACCGAAATCAAACAAGACATCAATCTTCCTAAACCAGGAAAATATAGTTTGTATCTAAACACAGAAACACATGATCGCAAAGCCACAGTAACTGTTAAAATTGGTGGTAAAAAATATACGCGGACAGTGAATAATTCGGTTGCCCAAAACTATATTCAGGCAGATATTAACCATACAAGCAGGAAAAATCCGCAGTATATGCAAAATATACGAATTGATTTTGAAATCCCAGATAATGCCAAAAAAGGCTCGGTGACGTTAGCGGTTGATAAAGGCAATTCCGTTACAAAATTTGATGATTTACGAATTGTTGAGCGTCAAACGGATATCATGAACCCAGACAAACAAACAGTTATTAAGCAAGATTTTGAAGACACACAAGCAGTTGGGTTATATCCGTTTGTTAAAGGCTCAGCTGGTGGTGTAGAAGATCCACGGATTCATTTATCAGAAAGAAATGAACCTTACACACAATATGGTTGGAATGGAAACCTTGTTTCAGATGTATTAGAAGGCAACTGGTCCTTGAAAGCCCATAAACAAGGAGCAGGTTTGATGCTTCAAACAATTCCGCAAAATATTAAATTTGAACCGAACAAGAAATATACGGTCCAATTTGATTATCAAACTGATGGTGAAAATGTCTTTACTGCTGGGACCATTAATGGGGAGTTGAAAAATAACAATGACTTTAAGCCAGTCGGTGAGTTGACTTCGACAGCAGCAGATGGTCAAACCAAGCATTATGAAGCAGAAATAATTGGGGATGCTTCAGGAAACACTACGTTTGGTATTTTTACAACAGGTGCCGATAAAGATTTCATTATGGATAACTTTATGGTCACAGTGGAATCGAAAAAATAA
- a CDS encoding AI-2E family transporter, translating into MKKYNVDWNYWVVRFLFVMALIVGYLLITNYQHFVHSVSGLLGILSPFITGFVIAYLLSGSQKKIEGLLERVPLPVVKKAKHGLSVLLLYLIILFIFVLTLNYIVPLLISNLVDLANSLPTFYDHMVQFVMSLEDKGILKTAAIEKYLNSVLKDLSPERFLNQWTQALFSLGTLTKNVSSFFLNAFLTLIISIYALVFKQSILTFVEKAAHKLLSEKVYKQTQTWLNTTNKIFYKFISCQFLDACIIGVSSTILLSILNVKFAVTLGILLGICNMIPYFGSIFASIVAGVITLFTGGVTQAITVLLVLLILQQIDGNIIGPRIMGDALNVNPILIIVSITIGGAYFGVLGMFLAVPVAAIIKIIVSEWLNESKENDKIVDSIES; encoded by the coding sequence TTGAAGAAATACAATGTTGATTGGAATTACTGGGTTGTCCGCTTTTTATTTGTAATGGCGCTGATTGTTGGCTATTTATTAATCACGAATTATCAGCACTTTGTCCATAGCGTTTCGGGTTTGTTAGGCATCTTATCCCCATTCATTACTGGGTTCGTGATTGCTTATTTATTGAGTGGAAGTCAGAAAAAAATCGAGGGATTACTAGAAAGAGTACCTTTACCAGTCGTTAAAAAAGCGAAACACGGCTTGAGTGTACTCCTTTTATACCTGATTATTTTGTTTATTTTTGTCTTGACATTAAACTATATCGTTCCGCTACTCATTAGTAATTTAGTAGATTTAGCAAACTCTTTACCTACTTTTTATGATCACATGGTTCAGTTTGTGATGAGTTTAGAAGATAAAGGGATTTTAAAAACAGCCGCGATTGAAAAATATTTAAATAGTGTCCTTAAAGATTTGTCGCCGGAACGTTTTTTAAATCAATGGACACAAGCGTTATTTTCATTAGGAACGTTGACTAAAAATGTTTCCTCATTCTTTTTAAATGCATTTTTGACGTTGATTATCTCAATATATGCGCTGGTATTTAAGCAATCTATTTTGACATTTGTTGAAAAGGCTGCCCACAAATTGCTGTCTGAAAAAGTGTACAAGCAAACACAAACCTGGTTAAATACAACGAATAAAATTTTCTATAAATTTATTAGCTGCCAATTTCTTGATGCTTGTATAATTGGCGTTTCATCAACGATTTTGTTAAGTATTTTGAATGTGAAATTTGCTGTGACTTTGGGTATTTTATTAGGTATTTGTAATATGATTCCTTATTTTGGTTCGATTTTTGCGTCAATTGTTGCTGGTGTGATTACGCTTTTCACAGGTGGTGTTACTCAAGCAATTACGGTGTTACTAGTTTTATTAATTTTACAACAAATTGACGGCAATATTATTGGTCCTCGAATTATGGGAGATGCCCTAAATGTCAATCCGATTTTAATTATTGTTTCAATCACGATTGGGGGAGCGTACTTCGGCGTCTTAGGGATGTTTTTAGCAGTTCCTGTTGCTGCAATCATTAAAATTATTGTCTCGGAGTGGCTAAATGAATCAAAAGAAAATGATAAGATTGTAGATTCTATTGAATCCTAA